The Streptomyces sp. NBC_00576 genome contains the following window.
CTCGACCTCGCGGGCGATGGTGACGCCGTCGTTGGTGATGGTGGGAGCGCCGAACTTCTTGTCGATGACGACGTTGCGGCCCTTGGGGCCGATCGTCACCTTGACCGTGTCGGCAAGCTTGTTGACGCCGCGCTCAAGGGCGCGACGGGCGTCCTCGTCGAACTTCAGGATCTTCGCCATAGGAGCGGTTCAGCCCTCTCGGAATTCTTGGGAGAACGAACCGCGCCCCCAGCACCCGGCTTGTTGAGAGTCGCGGGGGCCAGGGGCGCAGTTCACTGCAATGCTGGTAATGCCGAGTGAATTACTTCTCGACGATCGCGAGCACGTCGCGAGCCGAGAGGACGAGGTACTCCTCGCCGTTGTACTTCACCTCGGTGCCGCCGTACTTGCTGTACAGCACGATGTCGCCGGTCTTCACGTCGAGCGGCAGGCGCTCGCCGTTCTCGAAGCGACCCGGGCCCACGGCCAGGACGACGCCCTCCTGGGGCTTCTCCTTGGCAGTGTCCGGGATGACCAGGCCAGAGGCCGTGGTCTGCTCGGCTTCGAGCGGCTGGACCACAATGCGGTCCTCGAGCGGCTTGATGGCAACCTTGGAGCTGGTGGTCGTCACGATCCGACCTCCCCCTTCGGAGATCTCACGGGGTTAACTGTCTGAGGTGGCGACCAGGTGGATCCGTCGTCGCGGGTGCCGGACCTGCCCGTCGCTATTGGCACTCTCCAGGGGGGAGTGCCAGACCTGAGACTATGACTGCGATTAGCACTCGGTCAAGCGGAGTGCCAATGCCGTCGGCGGTTTCGCGGGGGTTTCCAGTGATCGTGGGTCCAGATGAGTGGCCGTGGGTTGGTGTGATCGCCGGTCCCTGAGGGCTCTGCCCCAGACCCCCGTGTCGCGCTGAACGCGCTCGTCCTCAAACGCCGGACGGGCTGGACATGTCAGAGGTAGTCCTCCAGCCGGCCCACCCTCAGCCCCTGCTCCTGAACCTGCCTGAGCAGGCTCACCGTCCGTTCGACCAGCGGAAGTTCCACGGGGACGATGTCGCCCGCCCGGAGCGGCTTCTCCCCCTCGGTCCACAGCACCACCGCCGAGACTCCGCAGTCCGCGGCCGCCCTCAGAGTGGTCGGGTCGTAGGTGCCGTAGGGCGGGCGGAAGAGGCGGGGGCGGAGGCCGAAGCGTTCGCGGAGTTTGTCCTGCTGGCCGCAGATCTCGGCGCGCTGGCCTGCGTACGGCAGGCCTCGCAGGGACTGGTGGTCCAGGGTGTGGTTCTGGACGTTCGCGCCGACCTCACGCAGGCGGGCGAAGTGGGCGTAGCCCGGGCCCACGACGCTGTCCGTGAGGAACATGCTGACCGGGAGGCGCAGTTCGCGGACCAGGTCGACGAACCGGGGGTCGCGTTCGGCGCCGTCGTCGTAGGTGAGGAAGACGACCTTGTCGTGGGTCGGGATGTGGTCGACGACCGGGGGAAGGCCGGGGCCCGCCGTGCGGAGGCGGGGGCGCTGGGACGGGGGCGGGGCCGGGCGCAGGGGAGACGGCAGGCCCCAGCGGCGGTACGCGTGTGGGTCGCCGGCCGGGGAGTGCGTACGGGCCGCCTGCCGGGCCGCGTGGGCCGCCTTTCTGCCGAGGCGTTCGATGGGGTCCACGGACTGGGCGCAGCCGGTCAGCGTTGCCGCGAGGAGTGCGGCGGCCAGTGCGGCGGCGGCCAGGGGGCGCGCGGTCACAGGTAGTCCTCCAGGCGGGCCACCGCGTATCCCTTGACGGTGACGAGTTTCATGAAACGGCGGATCATGTCGGGCATCGTGCCCTTTCCGTCGCCCTTGCCCCGGAAATGACTGAGGACGATGTCACCCGGGTGGATGTCCCGGTCCGGCTCGCGGTAGTCCCAGTGGTCCGCGAAGACCTCCTCGTTCCACAGCGGGACGTACTTCACACCGCATGACTTGGCCGCGCGCAAGGTGTCCTCGTCGTAGTTGCCGTAGGGCGGGCGGAAGAGGGCGGGGCGGGTGCCGTACCGCTTCCTGATCACGTCCTGCATGCCGCAGATCTCGGCCTTCTGGCGCTCGTAGGAGAGGGCGGGCAGGTAACGGTGGTGGAGGGTGTGGTTGTTGAGTACGACGCCCAGGTCGCGCATCTTCCTGAAGTAGCCGTAGTCCTCCTTGACCAGGTAGTCGCTGAGGAAGGCGGTGTACGGGATCTTCAGTTCGCTCGTCATGCGCAGGAACGCCGGGTCCTTCTCGGCGCCGTCGTCGATCGTGAGGAAGACGACTTTGTGGCGGGTGGGGATCGTGGTGAAGACGGGCGGCAGGCCGCGTTCCTCGTGGTCGTCCACCTCGAAGCCCTTGCGGGTGGTGAGCTGCGGTTTGCGGGCGGGGGGCTGGGGTGCGATCAGCGGGGGCGAAGTCAGGCCCCAGCGCTTGGCCGCGGCCGCGCGGGTCGCGTAGGAACGGCGCAGTTGCTGGGCGTACGCGTCGAGGGCGCGGGCCGCGGGTGCGTGGAACTGCTGCTGGCGCCCGGCGGGGGCGGGGGCCGGGCGGACCGGTTTCGGGGCGCCTGCGGCGGCACAGCCGACTGCGAGGGCCAGTGCGGCCGTCCCGGCACACAGCCCGACCGAGGCCCATTTACTGTCATTTTGTCCTACAGTCCGCATGGTGTCGGATCTTCCCAGGGCCCTGCCGTGCGGACGGTCCGACACCGGCGCCACAAGCACGCCGTCCACCGTCTGGCTCACAATGACCTGGTGAACGACCTCGCCGCCGCCCTCTCCGCTTTCGCCGCCCTGCTCACCCCTCAGGGCCGCGCCCTCCTCGACGAGGTGCGCGGCACCGAGCCGGCCCGTGAACTGGCCGTCGCCACCCGGCTGCGCCGCGAGCATCCCGCCGAACTGGTCTCGGCAGCGCTCGGACAGGAGCGGTTGCGGCAGCGGGCGGTGGCGAAGTTCGGTGCCGGGGACGCCGGGCGGATGTTCTTCACGCCCAACGGGGTCGAGCAGTCGACTCGGGCGAGTGTGGCCGCGTACCGGGCGGGGCGGTTCAGGGAGTTGGGCGTGACCTCCGTCGCTGACCTGTGCTGCGGGATCGGGGGCGATGCCCTCGCGCTCGCCCGGGCGGGCATCCGTGTCCTCGCCGTGGACCGGGATCCGCTCACAGCCGCCGTCGCCCGCGCGAACGTCGAGGCGCTGGGGATCGGGGATCTGGTGGAGGTACGGGAGGCCGACGTCACCGACGTCGACACGACGGCGTACGGCGCGGTGTTCGTCGATCCCGCGCGGCGGGGCGGGCGCGGGAGGATCTTCGATCCCGAGGCGTACTCACCGCCGTTGTCGTGGGCCGTGGAGGCGGCGCGGAAGGCTCCGCTGGCCGCGCTGAAGATCGCTCCCGGTGTGCCGCACGAGGCGATTCCCGCCGACGCCGGGGCCGAGTGGATCTCGGACGGCGGGGATGTGAAGGAAGCGGTGCTGTGGTTCGGGACCGAGCCCGGGATGGTGCGGGCAACTCTGCTGCCGGGGCCGCGTGTTCTGGTCGGGCGGGGGCTGCCGGATCCTCAAGTGCGTGCGGTGGGGCGGTACTTGTACGAGCCCGACGGTGCCGTCATCCGGGCGCATCTGGTGGCGGAGGTGGCCGAGGAGGTCGGCGGGGGGCTCGTCGACGAGACGATCGCCTATGTGACGGCGGATGAGCTGCGGGCTACGGCGTATGCCTCCGCTTACGAGATCACCGATCAACTGCCGTTCGGGGTAAAGAAGTTGAAGGCTCTGCTGCGGGAGCGGGGGGTCGGGGTGCTGACCGTGAAGAAGCGGGGGTCGGCGGTCGAGCCCGAGGAGCTCCGGAAGATGGTGAAGCCTCGGGGGCCCAACTCGGCGACGGTTTTTCTGACTCGGGTGGCGGGGGCGCCGGCGATGCTTGTGGGGCATCCGGTGCGGAGCGCTCCGCGGGTTGGGCAGATCTGAAGGCGCGGGCCCGGTGGGGGCTTGTCGCGCCCCGCGGCGGAGCCGCAGATCGATACAGCCCCGCGCCTCTACGGGGCGCACTCCTTCGCTCTCATGCGTAGCAAGTGCCGTTCGCGTTCGTTCTGGGTTAGTTCTGCTGCTCGTAGGAATTCGGTTCTTGCCTCCTTTGTGCGGCCCAGGCGTTGGAGCAGGTCGGCTCGGACGCTGGGGAGCAAGTGGTAGTCGCGTAGGGACGGTTCGGTGGCGAGGGCGTCGATGATGCGGAGGGCGGGGGCCGGGCCATCGGACATCGAGACGGCCACCGCTCGGTTCAACTCCACTACGGGGGACGGGGATCGGGCGGCGAGGGCCGTGTACAGCGCGGCGATGCGGGGCCAGTCAGTGGCGTCGTAGGAGTGGGCGTGGGCGTGGCAGGCGGCGATGGTGGCCTGGAGGGCGTACGGGCCCGGGCCTGATGTGGTTGTGGTGGCACCGGCGGCTTCTGCTCGGGCCAGGGCCGTGAAGCCGCGGGCGATCAGCATGCGGTTCCAGCGGGAGCGGTTCTGGTCCTTGAGGAGTACCGGCTCGCCCGATGGGCCGGTGCGGGCAGCGGAACGGGACGCCTGGAGCTCCAACAGGGCCGTCAGCGCGTGCACTTCGGGTTCCTTGGGCATCAGGCCCGACAGCACGCGGGCCAGCCGCAGGGCGTCCTCGCAGAGGGCGGGGCGCAGCCAGTCGTCGCCGGCTGTGGCGGCGTACCCCTCGTTGAAGATCAGGTAGATGACCTCCAGGACCGAGCCGAGACGGGCCTCGCGCTGTGGGCCGTACGGGACCTCGAAGGCGACGTTCTTCGTCGCGAGGGTTCGTTTGGCTCGGACGATGCGCTGGGCGATCGTCGCCTCGGGGACGAGGAAGGCGCGGGCGATCTCGGGGGTGGTGAGGCCGCCGAGGAGGCGGAGGGTGAGGGCGATGCGGGCCTCGGCGGACAGCACCGGGTGACAGGCGGTGAAGACGAGGCGGAGCAGGTCGTCGTCGATGTCGTCGGGGGCGGACGGCTCGACCGGCGGGGCGGTCGTCTCCAGGGTTCGGCCGATCTCCGCCAGCTTGCGGGCGTACGTCTCGCGGCGGCGGATCAGGTCGATGGCACGGTGCTTGGCGGTGGCCATGAGCCAGGCGCCCGGGTTGTCGGGGACGCCGTCTCGGGGCCACTGTTCGAGGGCGGCGACCAGGGCGTCCTGGGCCAGTTCCTCGGCGATGCCTATGTCCCGGACGGTGCGGGTGACGGCCGCGATGATGCGGGGGGATTCCAGGCGGAAGACGGTCTCGACGGTTTGTTCGGTCGCGGTGTCGGAGGTGGGCTGCTGGGTCACAGCCCACCATCAGACACCGTCTGCGGCGATCGGCCAAGGAAGCCGAAAGGAAACCGAGAGCGTAGGAAGTAACGAGAGGTCGGGCTAACGTGATGGTGCGATCTGGGACACCAGGTACGGCGTCAGCGTGCGGGCCCCTGCTCCACCAGAGGATGGTTCAGGGCCTCCCCGTCACCCAAGACCGTTCGGGGCGCGCGGCTGAACGGACTCAACTCCCGCTCAGTCCCCAGGAACGGTTCGCTCAGCCCTCCGCGATCTCCCGTACCTCGCAGGTCACCGTCCAGTGCTCCTCGTGGACCTTCAGGAAGCGCTTGGTCCACTCCAGGGCCTCGGCCTTGTCCTTGCACTGCATGATCGCGTAGCCGCCGACGACCTCCTTGGACTCGGTGAAGGGGCCGTCGGTGACCGAGATATTGCCGTCCTGCCAGTGCACGCGGGTGCCCTGCGCGGTGGGGGTCAGGCCGGCGGTGTCGAGCATCACCCCGGCCTTGGTGATCTCCTCGATCAGCTCGCCCATGCGCTGCATCAGCTCAGGGCTGGGGCCCTCGGCGGGGACGGTGGCTTCGTCGATCTGTACGAGGGAGAGATAGCGGGGCATGAGGTTCCTCCTTGGGCGGGGCCCGGTTCCTTTCCGGGCTCTCACCTGTGCGTCGAACGGGGAGGGCCCGGATCGACACGGCCGCGGAAATTTCTTCGGGAAGTTTTCCCCGAGGGCGTTTCCGCAGGTCAGATGCTTTCCATCAGCGCAAGGACGCCCACAACTCCGCCGCCTCCGGCTGCTGGGCGACCACCCGGTTGGCGTCGGACGCCGCCGTCACCACCGGCATCGTGACCGTCGTCAGCTCGTCCGCCGACAGGCCCTGCACACTCTGGCCCAGGCTCATCAGCTTGCTGAGCGAGTTCAGGCCGGTGTCCGTGGTCAGGCTGGCCGTGGCCACGTCGGCGACCTTGTAGAGCTTGGCCGGGCTGGTCAGCAGGTTCGTCGAGGAGATCTGCTGGAGGAGGGCCCTGACCAGTTTCTGCTGGAGGCCTATTCGGCCCAGGTCGCTGCCGTCGCCGATGCCGTGCCGGGTGCGGGCGAGGGCGAGGGCCTTGGTGCCGTCGAGGTGGTGTTCGCCCGCCGTCAGGTCGAGGTGGCTGTCGTCGTCGTGGATGTCCTCGTCCGTGGTGACGGTTACGCCGCCGAGCGCGTCCACCAGGTCCGCGAAGCCGGCGAAGTCGATCTCCAGGTAGTGGTCCATGCGGACGTTCGTCATCGACTCCACCGTCTTGACCGCG
Protein-coding sequences here:
- a CDS encoding class I SAM-dependent methyltransferase — translated: MNDLAAALSAFAALLTPQGRALLDEVRGTEPARELAVATRLRREHPAELVSAALGQERLRQRAVAKFGAGDAGRMFFTPNGVEQSTRASVAAYRAGRFRELGVTSVADLCCGIGGDALALARAGIRVLAVDRDPLTAAVARANVEALGIGDLVEVREADVTDVDTTAYGAVFVDPARRGGRGRIFDPEAYSPPLSWAVEAARKAPLAALKIAPGVPHEAIPADAGAEWISDGGDVKEAVLWFGTEPGMVRATLLPGPRVLVGRGLPDPQVRAVGRYLYEPDGAVIRAHLVAEVAEEVGGGLVDETIAYVTADELRATAYASAYEITDQLPFGVKKLKALLRERGVGVLTVKKRGSAVEPEELRKMVKPRGPNSATVFLTRVAGAPAMLVGHPVRSAPRVGQI
- a CDS encoding polysaccharide deacetylase family protein — translated: MTARPLAAAALAAALLAATLTGCAQSVDPIERLGRKAAHAARQAARTHSPAGDPHAYRRWGLPSPLRPAPPPSQRPRLRTAGPGLPPVVDHIPTHDKVVFLTYDDGAERDPRFVDLVRELRLPVSMFLTDSVVGPGYAHFARLREVGANVQNHTLDHQSLRGLPYAGQRAEICGQQDKLRERFGLRPRLFRPPYGTYDPTTLRAAADCGVSAVVLWTEGEKPLRAGDIVPVELPLVERTVSLLRQVQEQGLRVGRLEDYL
- a CDS encoding RNA polymerase sigma factor, with the translated sequence MTQQPTSDTATEQTVETVFRLESPRIIAAVTRTVRDIGIAEELAQDALVAALEQWPRDGVPDNPGAWLMATAKHRAIDLIRRRETYARKLAEIGRTLETTAPPVEPSAPDDIDDDLLRLVFTACHPVLSAEARIALTLRLLGGLTTPEIARAFLVPEATIAQRIVRAKRTLATKNVAFEVPYGPQREARLGSVLEVIYLIFNEGYAATAGDDWLRPALCEDALRLARVLSGLMPKEPEVHALTALLELQASRSAARTGPSGEPVLLKDQNRSRWNRMLIARGFTALARAEAAGATTTTSGPGPYALQATIAACHAHAHSYDATDWPRIAALYTALAARSPSPVVELNRAVAVSMSDGPAPALRIIDALATEPSLRDYHLLPSVRADLLQRLGRTKEARTEFLRAAELTQNERERHLLRMRAKECAP
- a CDS encoding YciI family protein translates to MPRYLSLVQIDEATVPAEGPSPELMQRMGELIEEITKAGVMLDTAGLTPTAQGTRVHWQDGNISVTDGPFTESKEVVGGYAIMQCKDKAEALEWTKRFLKVHEEHWTVTCEVREIAEG
- the groES gene encoding co-chaperone GroES; this encodes MTTTSSKVAIKPLEDRIVVQPLEAEQTTASGLVIPDTAKEKPQEGVVLAVGPGRFENGERLPLDVKTGDIVLYSKYGGTEVKYNGEEYLVLSARDVLAIVEK
- a CDS encoding polysaccharide deacetylase family protein; translated protein: MRTVGQNDSKWASVGLCAGTAALALAVGCAAAGAPKPVRPAPAPAGRQQQFHAPAARALDAYAQQLRRSYATRAAAAKRWGLTSPPLIAPQPPARKPQLTTRKGFEVDDHEERGLPPVFTTIPTRHKVVFLTIDDGAEKDPAFLRMTSELKIPYTAFLSDYLVKEDYGYFRKMRDLGVVLNNHTLHHRYLPALSYERQKAEICGMQDVIRKRYGTRPALFRPPYGNYDEDTLRAAKSCGVKYVPLWNEEVFADHWDYREPDRDIHPGDIVLSHFRGKGDGKGTMPDMIRRFMKLVTVKGYAVARLEDYL